In one Anas platyrhynchos isolate ZD024472 breed Pekin duck chromosome 8, IASCAAS_PekinDuck_T2T, whole genome shotgun sequence genomic region, the following are encoded:
- the ODF2L gene encoding protein BCAP translates to MSSAPQAASALPAPTCAALFLDSELQEKFFLADVNEGKMCVLPITSGEAEKLCSLIQLYKDDYYRTKNAIQSGKYFTDLSKESDCLEHQLAEPTQEKIWKKSWGPCPDKYWIKITELSPLLKKRSPKDHLQQSLNESALRRCASGKDTWQKENTPCENGALQEVFETDTEINSAEDFMPILKDVISRIENVCKRSVSEMTITGTQEDFLVEELETLKTTKRLLWLSIQTREHDHLSSKNIDTLIQKLSENETQNANLRRKILEREKHVKELSSMLQFKKINVLKEDRMSRSASTVEAHLQCQIQRKGVENEELKLKIQTLEKKIAEYNLQVGEYKHQILALRETSEQEKTGLRKAITSQKRKAAHFEETVKNLTSRIREHVSDYTEVKLSEILSASDVWKNQHDRIVEEKTMLEIQTEDLKKKTMKKCILRYSLICIVRILEISYAEVLAYLTRQVTSLLEDLKRKEEYRRNSNEEILGKLNSVNSENEKIYLENEKLKVSLATLENSTSSFENEVLDLQEKAKLQENLAEQCKTQVKDKTEAELKDLGHICDILNTAEEKLQGFQEKLMYWERISAQKGKNPRELQVQEEDNINSIDSHSLEVENFNIQKKYEDLKRKLEKIEFQNEELAYQLKKEDESLQCGKLQLEEKTAEYNDLTRQLESALEEGRKMVAEEFEKLSYTEQALQTKILLLESELREWQEEKKQLLCRFHHNEKRHEIILKELENSLQRSENKNQSILNYVQFLKTSYITMFG, encoded by the exons ATGTCATCAGCACCTCAGGCAGCCTCTGCTCTACCTGCACCTACCTGCGCTGCGCTTTTCTTGGACTCTGAGCTTCAGGAAAAGTTTTTTCTTGCTGATGTTAACGAG GGAAAAATGTGTGTGCTACCAATtacatctggagaagcagaaaaactCTGTTCACTGATTCAGTTGTATAAAGATGATTATTATAGAACTAAAAATGCCATCCAAAGCGGAAAATACTTTACTGATCTCAGCAAAGAGTCTGATTGTCTTGAACACCAG CTTGCAGAGCCTACACAGGAGAAAATTTGGAAGAAGAGTTGGGGTCCATGTCCTGATAAATACTGGATCAAGATTACAGAACTGTCACCACTGCTTAAAAAAAGGTCACCAAAAGATCACCTACAACAAAGTTTGAATGAAAGTGCATTGAGAAGGTGTGCTTCAGGCAAAGATACATG gcagaaggaaaacaccCCTTGTGAAAATGGTGCTTTACAGGAGGTTTTTGAAACAGACACGGAAATTAATTCAGCAGAGGACTTTATGccaattttaaaagatgttatTAGTAGAATAGAAAAT GTTTGTAAACGTTCTGTATCAGAGATGACAATTACTGGTACACAAGAGGATTTCCTGGTAGAGGAATTAGAAACACTCAAAACCACAAAAAGATTGTTATGGCTTTCAATTCAAACAAGAGAACATGACCAT TTAAGCAGCAAAAATATTGATACTTTGATACAGAAGTTAAGTGAAAATGAAACCCAAAATGCT aatctcaggagaaaaatacttgaaagggAGAAACATGTCAAAGAACTTTCATCAATGCTTCAGTTTAAAAAA ATCAATGTACTGAAAGAAGACCGCATGTCAAGATCAGCAAGCACGGTAGAAGCTCACCTGCAGTGTCAGATTCAAAGAAAAGGTGTGGAAAATGAggaattaaaactgaaaatacag ActctagaaaagaaaatagcagaGTACAATCTTCAAGTTGGAGAATACAAGCATCAGATATTAGCCTTAAGGGAAACAAGTGAGCAAGAGAAGACTGGTCTGAGAAAAGCAATCACATCCCAGAAACGAAAAGCTGCACATTTTGAAGAAACTGTGAAAAACTTAACCTCCAGAATAAGAGAACATGTGAGTGACTATACT GAAGTCAAGTTGTCTGAAATACTCTCAGCTTCTGATGTCTGGAAAAATCAGCATGATAGAATAGTAGAAGAAAAGACAATGTTAGAAATTCAAACAGAAGACCTTAAGAA aaaaacaatgaagaaatgTATCTTAAGGTACAGTTTAATTTGCATAGTGAGAATTTTGGAAATATCTTATGCAGAAGTTCTTGCCTATCTAACAAGGCAGGTCACAAGCCTTTTGGAAGacctgaaaagaaaagaggaatacAGAAGAAACTCTAATGAGGAAATTCTTGGAAAGCTAAATTCTGTTaactctgaaaatgaaaagatttatcttgaaaatgaaaaattaaag GTTTCCCTTGCTACATTGGAAAACAGTACCAGTTCCTTTGAAAATGAGGTGTTAGATCTGCAAGAAAAGGCAAAGTTACAGGAAAACCTTGCTGAACAGTGTAAAACTCAG GTGAAGGACAAAACAGAGGCTGAGTTAAAGGATTTAGGACATATTTGTGACATACTGAATACAGCTGAAGAAAAGCTGCAAGgatttcaagaaaagcttaTGTACTGGGAAAGGATCAGTGCACAGAAAGGCAAAAATCCTAGGGAGCTACAGGTTCAG GAGGAAGACAACATAAATTCCATAGACAGTCATTCCTTGGAAGTAGAAAACTttaatattcagaagaaatatgaAGATCTTAAGAg GAAATTAGAAAAGATAgaatttcaaaatgaagaaCTTGCTTATCAGCTCAAAAAAGAAGATGAGAGTCTTCAGTGCGGTAAATTGCAGCTTGAAGAGAAAACCGCAGAGTATAATGATTTAACAAGACAACTGGAATCTGCTttggaggaagggagaaaaatg GTAGCTGAAGAATTTGAAAAACTGTCATACACAGAACAAGCCCTTCAGACAAAAATACTACTCCTTGAATCTGAACTGAGAGAGtggcaagaagagaaaaaacaacttctCTGCAGATTTCACCAT aatgaAAAGCGCCATGAGATCATCTTGAAAGAGCTGGAGAACAGCCTACAGAGGTCAGAAAACAAGAACCAGAGCATCCTGAATTATGTGCAGTTTTTGAAAACATCATACATAACAATGTTTGGCTGA